Within the Synechococcus sp. MU1617 genome, the region ACAGCACCGGTTTCGCCGCGCACCAGAACGGTGACGTAACCGCCACCGACAAACTCGCGACCAATCAGGCGCACTTCGGCAGCCTTGGTCATGGCATCAGCTGCCTCGATGGCGGGGACCAGACCGCGGGTCTCGATCATGCCGAGGGCGATGCCCATGGTTTCGTTAGCCATTGCCTACCGGGAAAAGAGGTGGAATGTTCGCTGGGGACATTGCTTTGCCAGAACCCTTCCCGTCAAGCGATTGGGGCGACTTTCTCGATCACTGTCCATAGTGAACTAAATAAGCCAGGCTTATCACCCAGTGCCTCACTGTTCCGGTCTGCTGTGGTGGTTCCTGTGATCACATCCGCACAAGTCGTTGTCGAGTGCGATGAAGCTCCATAGGTTCACATTGCGACACGCTCCCGAAGCCTTGCTTAGGGGTGGAATGTTCAACCCAAATGCGTGTTGCAGGGTCGAATCCAGAGATTTTTAAGTCCTACCCCCCAATCAGCCCGCACAATGGAGGCCCTCATTTGTCGGCCCTCCTTGGCGCTTCAGCTCACCATTGCCACGGGCAACCCCACCAAGGTTGCTGAAATCGAGGCCATGCTGGGTCCACTCCCCATTCACGTTCAGCGTCAACCCGACGATCTAGACGTTGAGGAAACGGG harbors:
- a CDS encoding BMC domain-containing protein, whose amino-acid sequence is MANETMGIALGMIETRGLVPAIEAADAMTKAAEVRLIGREFVGGGYVTVLVRGETGAVNAAVRAGADACERVGDGLVAAHIIARPHREVEPALGNGNFLGQKD